A DNA window from Drosophila pseudoobscura strain MV-25-SWS-2005 chromosome 2, UCI_Dpse_MV25, whole genome shotgun sequence contains the following coding sequences:
- the mor gene encoding SWI/SNF complex subunit SMARCC2 isoform X2: MMNTLGPKKDGSPNIDFFQSSETLQGFESIRQWLQKNCKKYLAHSSEPITKESLAQLLIQFLQYVEAKLGKNSAEPPATRIPMRCFLDFKNGGGLCIIFSTMFRFRAEQRGKKFDFSIGKNPTRKDPNIQLLIEIEQALVEADLYRIPYIYIRPEIEKGFEGRLREILDNRRVEIVTDEEDATHIVYPIVDPHPDEYARPIFKRGSHVMLHWYYFPESYDSWTVNSFDLPENIPENPESPAERWRVSASWILDLEQYNEWMAEEDYEVDEQGKKKTHKQRMSIDDIMSFGDEKKKPSTSTGKQKRRRSPSPTTSTSKPGKRKRSPAVIHKKTRNDEEDEDLTRDLDDPPAEPNVQEVHKASTALQSTSSPAPGSKSRGDNDMMPIKGGTMTDLDDEMTGGSAAQALSTGDGDNSQTGKTSDNSNTQEFSSSVKEDMEDNVTEQTHHIIVPSYSAWFDYNSIHVIEKRAMPEFFNSKNKSKTPEIYMAYRNFMIDTYRLNPTEYLTSTACRRNLAGDVCAIMRVHAFLEQWGLINYQIDADLRPTPMGPPPTSHFHILSDTPSGLQAINPQKTQQPSAAKTLLDLDKKPLGKDGSLESLGGDKSGTLGAIKTEALENGAASGLSSGVSQFGLKLDQYAKKPAAMRNRTAASMSREWTDQETLLLLEGLEMHKDDWNKVCEHVGSRTQDECILHFLRLPIEDPYLEDDGGFLGPLGCQPIPFSKSGNPIMSTVAFLASVVDPRVAAAAAKAAMEEFAAIKDEVPATIMDIHIKSVKKASAGGKFNPNFGLSNSGIAGTGNDKEDEESKDGSSGSATAAGGAGGGAGSDEEMKDLTKKDDPTAAASAAVVPSGSGAGGVDVDIKTEENSGDGETKDGSDGSKDGSSGQGSNKEGAFSENNMQTAAAAALASAAVKAKHLAALEERKIKSLVALLVETQMKKLEIKLRHFEELEATMEREREGLEYQRQQLITERQQFHLEQLKAAEFRARQQAHHRLQQELQGQAAAAGTMILQQQQQQQQQPTPPPQQPQQQQPLPQHLHAQQQQPLPPHQTQVQPQPLAAPSAQHQPLPPHIAAVGVGPPPNGASFAAPPMATAATGGAPPPGGGIPAVLATASEQAGAAAAVAAAAAAAAAQPQAPTAMDTTPPISAPVAEAPSAPGGPVVLPPAVSSIPPASAVAPVAAPAVAPPS, from the exons ATGATGAACACACTGGGCCCCAAGAAGGACGGAAGTCCGAATATTGACTTCTTTCAGTCGTCAGAGACGCTGCAGGGCTTCGAATCAATCAGGCAATGGCTGCAAAAGAATTGTAAAAAG TACCTGGCGCACAGCTCGGAGCCCATTACCAAGGAATCCCTGGCTCAATTGCTTATACAATTTCTGCAATATGTGGAGGCGAAGCTGGGCAAAAATTCGGCCGAGCCGCCGGCGACCAGAATTCCG ATGCGTTGCTTTCTGGACTTTAAGAACGGCGGAGGTCTGTGCATCATCTTCTCCACGATGTTCCGATTCCGCGCGGAGCAGCGGGGAAAGAAGTTTGACTTTTCCATTGGCAAGAATCCCACGAGGAAGGATCCCAACATTCAGCTGCTGATCGAGATCGAGCAGGCTCTGGTGGAGGCGGATCTATACCGCATACCCTACATCTATATAAGGCCGGAGATCGAGAAGGGTTTCGAGGGACGGCTGCGCGAGATTCTCGACAATCGGAGGGTGGAAATCGTCACCGACGAGGAGGATGCCACGCACATTGTCTATCCCATTGTGGATCCGCATCCGGACGAGTATGCACGTCCCATTTTCAAGCGTGGCAGTCATGTGATGCTGCATTGGTACTACTTTCCCGAATCCTATGATTCGTGGACGGTCAACAGCTTCGATTTGCCGGAGAATATTCCCGAAAATCCGGAATCTCCGGCTGAGAGGTGGCGCGTCTCGGCCTCCTGGATCCTCGACTTGGAGCAGTACAACGAATGGATGGCCGAGGAGGACTATGAGGTGGATGAGCAGGGCAAGAAGAAGACCCACAAGCAGCGCATGTCCATCGACGACATCATGTCCTTTGGCGATGAAAAGAAAAagcccagcaccagcactgGAAAGCAGAAGCGACGTCGCTCGCCCTCGCCCACAACATCCACATCGAAGCCCGGCAAGCGCAAGCGTTCCCCGGCCGTGATTCACAAGAAAACCAGAAACGATGAGGAAGATGAAGATCTGACGCGGGACCTGGATGATCCGCCGGCCGAACCGAATGTTCAGGAGGTGCACAAGGCCAGTACGGCCTTGCAATCGACTTCCAGTCCAGCACCGGGTAGCAAATCGCGTGGCGACAACGATATGATGCCCATCAAGG GTGGAACGATGACGGATCTGGACGATGAGATGACTGGGGGGAGTGCTGCCCAGGCACTGTCCACAGGCGATGGGGACAACTCGCAGACGGGCAAGACgagcgacaacagcaacacccaGGAGTTCTCCTCGTCCGTCAAGGAGGATATGGAGGATAATGTGACCGAGCAGACGCACCACATCATTGTGCCCTCGTATTCGGCATGGTTTGACTACAACTCCATCCACGTGATCGAGAAGCGCGCGATGCCAGAGTTCTttaacagcaaaaacaaatccaAGACCCCAGAGATCTACATGGCCTATAGAAACTTTATGATAGATACCTACAG ACTCAATCCCACGGAGTACTTGACCAGCACCGCCTGTAGACGCAATCTAGCGGGAGATGTGTGTGCCATTATGCGGGTTCATGCCTTCCTGGAGCAGTGGGGATTGATCAACTACCAGATCGATGCAGATCTGCGTCCCACGCCCATGGGACCGCCGCCTACCTCGCATTTCCATATCCTGTCCGACACGCCCTCGGGCTTGCAGGCCATTAATCCGCAAAAAACTCAGCAGCCATCGGCCGCCAAGACGCTGCTGGATCTCGACAAGAAGCCGCTGGGCAAGGATGGTAGCTTAGAGAGCTTGGGCGGCGACAAGAGCGGCACCCTTGGCGCCATCAAGACGGAGGCCTTGGAGAATGGAGCCGCCAGTGGATTGAGCTCTGGCGTGAGCCAATTTGGCTTGAAGCTGGATCAGTATGCCAAGAAGCCGGCTGCCATGAGGAACCGCACGGCGGCCAGCATGTCCAGGGAGTGGACCGACCAGGAGACACTGCTTCTGCTCGAGGGTCTGGAGATGCACAAGGACGACTGGAACAAGGTGTGCGAGCATGTGGGCTCCCGCACCCAGGACGagtgcattttgcatttcctTCGGCTGCCCATCGAAGACCCCTATCTGGAGGACGATGGCGGCTTTCTGGGACCCCTGGGCTGTCAGCCCATCCCATTCAGCAAGAGCGGCAATCCCATTATGTCCACGGTGGCATTTTTAGCCTCTGTGGTGGATCCCCGGGtggccgccgcagccgccaaGGCAGCCATGGAGGAATTTGCAGCCATAAAG GACGAGGTGCCAGCCACCATTATGGACATCCATATAAAGAGCGTGAAGAAGGCCTCCGCCGGCGGCAAGTTCAATCCGAACTTTGGTTTGTCCAACAGCGGGATTGCGGGCACTGGCAACGACAAGGAGGATGAGGAGAGCAAGGATGGTAGCAGCGGCTCGGCCACAGCTGCCGGTGGCGCaggcggaggagcaggaagTGATGAGGAAATGAAGGATCTTACCAAGAAAGACG acccaacagcagccgcatcagcagcagtcgtccccagtggcagtggagcaGGCGGAGTGGATGTTGACATCAAAACGGAGGAGAACAGTGGCGACGGGGAGACGAAGGATGGCAGCGATGGCTCCAAGGATGGCTCGAGTGGCCAAGGCAGCAACAAGGAGGGAGCCTTCAGTGAGAACAACATGcagacggcagcagcagccgctctGGCCTCGGCGGCCGTCAAGGCCAAGCATTTGGCTGCCCTCGAGGAGCGCAAGATCAAGTCTTTGGTGGCCCTGCTGGTCGAGACGCAAATGAAGAAGCTGGAGATCAAACTGAGGCACTTtgaggagctggaggccacCATGGAGAGGGAGCGCGAGGGCCTGGAGTACCAGCGACAGCAGCTGATTACAGAGCGTCAGCAGTTCCATTTGGAGCAGTTGAAGGCCGCCGAGTTCCGGGCCCGCCAGCAGGCGCATCATCGtctgcagcaggagctgcagggCCAGGCAGCCGCTGCCGGTACCATGAtcctgcaacagcagcagcagcagcaacaacagccgaCGCCGCCaccgcagcagccacaacagcagcagccactgccacagcatctgcatgcgcagcagcagcagccactgccgcCCCATCAGACGCAGGTGCAGCCCCAGCCGCTGGCCGCACCATCGGCACAGCATCAGCCCCTACCGCCGCACATAGCAGCTGTGGGCGTGGGTCCGCCGCCAAATGGGGCGTCTTTTGCAGCGCCGCCCATGGCGACGGCAGCTACTGGTGGAGCACCTCCACCAGGAGGCGGAATACCTGCCGTTTTGGCCACTGCCAGCGAacaagcaggagcagcggcagcagtcgccgcagcagcagccgcagcggcggcGCAACCTCAGGCACCCACAGCGATGG ATACCACACCGCCAATCAGTGCACCTGTTGCCGAGGCCCCAAGTGCACCGGGGGGACCGGTGGTGTTGCCGCCCGCTGTCTCAAGCATTCCTCCGGCCAGCGCTGTGGCTCCTGTGGCTGCTCCAGCCGTCGCTCCTCCATCTTAA
- the mor gene encoding SWI/SNF complex subunit SMARCC1 isoform X1, giving the protein MMNTLGPKKDGSPNIDFFQSSETLQGFESIRQWLQKNCKKYLAHSSEPITKESLAQLLIQFLQYVEAKLGKNSAEPPATRIPMRCFLDFKNGGGLCIIFSTMFRFRAEQRGKKFDFSIGKNPTRKDPNIQLLIEIEQALVEADLYRIPYIYIRPEIEKGFEGRLREILDNRRVEIVTDEEDATHIVYPIVDPHPDEYARPIFKRGSHVMLHWYYFPESYDSWTVNSFDLPENIPENPESPAERWRVSASWILDLEQYNEWMAEEDYEVDEQGKKKTHKQRMSIDDIMSFGDEKKKPSTSTGKQKRRRSPSPTTSTSKPGKRKRSPAVIHKKTRNDEEDEDLTRDLDDPPAEPNVQEVHKASTALQSTSSPAPGSKSRGDNDMMPIKGGTMTDLDDEMTGGSAAQALSTGDGDNSQTGKTSDNSNTQEFSSSVKEDMEDNVTEQTHHIIVPSYSAWFDYNSIHVIEKRAMPEFFNSKNKSKTPEIYMAYRNFMIDTYRLNPTEYLTSTACRRNLAGDVCAIMRVHAFLEQWGLINYQIDADLRPTPMGPPPTSHFHILSDTPSGLQAINPQKTQQPSAAKTLLDLDKKPLGKDGSLESLGGDKSGTLGAIKTEALENGAASGLSSGVSQFGLKLDQYAKKPAAMRNRTAASMSREWTDQETLLLLEGLEMHKDDWNKVCEHVGSRTQDECILHFLRLPIEDPYLEDDGGFLGPLGCQPIPFSKSGNPIMSTVAFLASVVDPRVAAAAAKAAMEEFAAIKDEVPATIMDIHIKSVKKASAGGKFNPNFGLSNSGIAGTGNDKEDEESKDGSSGSATAAGGAGGGAGSDEEMKDLTKKDDDAKSKDKTKSDTKTNTNTDSSSTSSSSSSTATSNTNTTTDNKKPKDSSDKASKTDKSNKSSPTDPTAAASAAVVPSGSGAGGVDVDIKTEENSGDGETKDGSDGSKDGSSGQGSNKEGAFSENNMQTAAAAALASAAVKAKHLAALEERKIKSLVALLVETQMKKLEIKLRHFEELEATMEREREGLEYQRQQLITERQQFHLEQLKAAEFRARQQAHHRLQQELQGQAAAAGTMILQQQQQQQQQPTPPPQQPQQQQPLPQHLHAQQQQPLPPHQTQVQPQPLAAPSAQHQPLPPHIAAVGVGPPPNGASFAAPPMATAATGGAPPPGGGIPAVLATASEQAGAAAAVAAAAAAAAAQPQAPTAMDTTPPISAPVAEAPSAPGGPVVLPPAVSSIPPASAVAPVAAPAVAPPS; this is encoded by the exons ATGATGAACACACTGGGCCCCAAGAAGGACGGAAGTCCGAATATTGACTTCTTTCAGTCGTCAGAGACGCTGCAGGGCTTCGAATCAATCAGGCAATGGCTGCAAAAGAATTGTAAAAAG TACCTGGCGCACAGCTCGGAGCCCATTACCAAGGAATCCCTGGCTCAATTGCTTATACAATTTCTGCAATATGTGGAGGCGAAGCTGGGCAAAAATTCGGCCGAGCCGCCGGCGACCAGAATTCCG ATGCGTTGCTTTCTGGACTTTAAGAACGGCGGAGGTCTGTGCATCATCTTCTCCACGATGTTCCGATTCCGCGCGGAGCAGCGGGGAAAGAAGTTTGACTTTTCCATTGGCAAGAATCCCACGAGGAAGGATCCCAACATTCAGCTGCTGATCGAGATCGAGCAGGCTCTGGTGGAGGCGGATCTATACCGCATACCCTACATCTATATAAGGCCGGAGATCGAGAAGGGTTTCGAGGGACGGCTGCGCGAGATTCTCGACAATCGGAGGGTGGAAATCGTCACCGACGAGGAGGATGCCACGCACATTGTCTATCCCATTGTGGATCCGCATCCGGACGAGTATGCACGTCCCATTTTCAAGCGTGGCAGTCATGTGATGCTGCATTGGTACTACTTTCCCGAATCCTATGATTCGTGGACGGTCAACAGCTTCGATTTGCCGGAGAATATTCCCGAAAATCCGGAATCTCCGGCTGAGAGGTGGCGCGTCTCGGCCTCCTGGATCCTCGACTTGGAGCAGTACAACGAATGGATGGCCGAGGAGGACTATGAGGTGGATGAGCAGGGCAAGAAGAAGACCCACAAGCAGCGCATGTCCATCGACGACATCATGTCCTTTGGCGATGAAAAGAAAAagcccagcaccagcactgGAAAGCAGAAGCGACGTCGCTCGCCCTCGCCCACAACATCCACATCGAAGCCCGGCAAGCGCAAGCGTTCCCCGGCCGTGATTCACAAGAAAACCAGAAACGATGAGGAAGATGAAGATCTGACGCGGGACCTGGATGATCCGCCGGCCGAACCGAATGTTCAGGAGGTGCACAAGGCCAGTACGGCCTTGCAATCGACTTCCAGTCCAGCACCGGGTAGCAAATCGCGTGGCGACAACGATATGATGCCCATCAAGG GTGGAACGATGACGGATCTGGACGATGAGATGACTGGGGGGAGTGCTGCCCAGGCACTGTCCACAGGCGATGGGGACAACTCGCAGACGGGCAAGACgagcgacaacagcaacacccaGGAGTTCTCCTCGTCCGTCAAGGAGGATATGGAGGATAATGTGACCGAGCAGACGCACCACATCATTGTGCCCTCGTATTCGGCATGGTTTGACTACAACTCCATCCACGTGATCGAGAAGCGCGCGATGCCAGAGTTCTttaacagcaaaaacaaatccaAGACCCCAGAGATCTACATGGCCTATAGAAACTTTATGATAGATACCTACAG ACTCAATCCCACGGAGTACTTGACCAGCACCGCCTGTAGACGCAATCTAGCGGGAGATGTGTGTGCCATTATGCGGGTTCATGCCTTCCTGGAGCAGTGGGGATTGATCAACTACCAGATCGATGCAGATCTGCGTCCCACGCCCATGGGACCGCCGCCTACCTCGCATTTCCATATCCTGTCCGACACGCCCTCGGGCTTGCAGGCCATTAATCCGCAAAAAACTCAGCAGCCATCGGCCGCCAAGACGCTGCTGGATCTCGACAAGAAGCCGCTGGGCAAGGATGGTAGCTTAGAGAGCTTGGGCGGCGACAAGAGCGGCACCCTTGGCGCCATCAAGACGGAGGCCTTGGAGAATGGAGCCGCCAGTGGATTGAGCTCTGGCGTGAGCCAATTTGGCTTGAAGCTGGATCAGTATGCCAAGAAGCCGGCTGCCATGAGGAACCGCACGGCGGCCAGCATGTCCAGGGAGTGGACCGACCAGGAGACACTGCTTCTGCTCGAGGGTCTGGAGATGCACAAGGACGACTGGAACAAGGTGTGCGAGCATGTGGGCTCCCGCACCCAGGACGagtgcattttgcatttcctTCGGCTGCCCATCGAAGACCCCTATCTGGAGGACGATGGCGGCTTTCTGGGACCCCTGGGCTGTCAGCCCATCCCATTCAGCAAGAGCGGCAATCCCATTATGTCCACGGTGGCATTTTTAGCCTCTGTGGTGGATCCCCGGGtggccgccgcagccgccaaGGCAGCCATGGAGGAATTTGCAGCCATAAAG GACGAGGTGCCAGCCACCATTATGGACATCCATATAAAGAGCGTGAAGAAGGCCTCCGCCGGCGGCAAGTTCAATCCGAACTTTGGTTTGTCCAACAGCGGGATTGCGGGCACTGGCAACGACAAGGAGGATGAGGAGAGCAAGGATGGTAGCAGCGGCTCGGCCACAGCTGCCGGTGGCGCaggcggaggagcaggaagTGATGAGGAAATGAAGGATCTTACCAAGAAAGACG ACGATGCCAAGTCCAAAGACAAAACGAAATCGGATACCAAGAcgaacacaaacacagactCTAGttccacatcatcatcatcatcatcgacaGCCACAAGCAACACGAACACTACTACAGATAATAAGAAACCGAAAGATTCGTCGGATAAAGCCAGCAAAACagacaaatcaaataaatccTCACCCACAGacccaacagcagccgcatcagcagcagtcgtccccagtggcagtggagcaGGCGGAGTGGATGTTGACATCAAAACGGAGGAGAACAGTGGCGACGGGGAGACGAAGGATGGCAGCGATGGCTCCAAGGATGGCTCGAGTGGCCAAGGCAGCAACAAGGAGGGAGCCTTCAGTGAGAACAACATGcagacggcagcagcagccgctctGGCCTCGGCGGCCGTCAAGGCCAAGCATTTGGCTGCCCTCGAGGAGCGCAAGATCAAGTCTTTGGTGGCCCTGCTGGTCGAGACGCAAATGAAGAAGCTGGAGATCAAACTGAGGCACTTtgaggagctggaggccacCATGGAGAGGGAGCGCGAGGGCCTGGAGTACCAGCGACAGCAGCTGATTACAGAGCGTCAGCAGTTCCATTTGGAGCAGTTGAAGGCCGCCGAGTTCCGGGCCCGCCAGCAGGCGCATCATCGtctgcagcaggagctgcagggCCAGGCAGCCGCTGCCGGTACCATGAtcctgcaacagcagcagcagcagcaacaacagccgaCGCCGCCaccgcagcagccacaacagcagcagccactgccacagcatctgcatgcgcagcagcagcagccactgccgcCCCATCAGACGCAGGTGCAGCCCCAGCCGCTGGCCGCACCATCGGCACAGCATCAGCCCCTACCGCCGCACATAGCAGCTGTGGGCGTGGGTCCGCCGCCAAATGGGGCGTCTTTTGCAGCGCCGCCCATGGCGACGGCAGCTACTGGTGGAGCACCTCCACCAGGAGGCGGAATACCTGCCGTTTTGGCCACTGCCAGCGAacaagcaggagcagcggcagcagtcgccgcagcagcagccgcagcggcggcGCAACCTCAGGCACCCACAGCGATGG ATACCACACCGCCAATCAGTGCACCTGTTGCCGAGGCCCCAAGTGCACCGGGGGGACCGGTGGTGTTGCCGCCCGCTGTCTCAAGCATTCCTCCGGCCAGCGCTGTGGCTCCTGTGGCTGCTCCAGCCGTCGCTCCTCCATCTTAA